The DNA region TCGAAACCGGTTGACCAGGGTCAGCGCGTCGTGGCGCGCCGGAGATCGACGCGCCCAAGGCCGGCCGTGGACGCCGGGACGCGGCCGGCGATGGCGATCCCGGAGACGACGAGCAGCGTCCCGCCAATGAGCCGCGGGCTCAGCGGCTCGCCGAGAAGCCCGACGCCGAGCAACAGGCCGAAGAACCCAGGAGGCCAAGCCAGGCAAGGGCCCGCCACGTCACCGGAAGATGTTGGCAGCCGCCGGCGGTGCGACCGCGGGAACAGCGAGCTCCAGCATCGCGTCGGCCATGCATACGGCGAGGGTCGCCTGCAAGATCAGCGGCCGTCCGCGCAGGTGCCTCCGGGCAAACGTCGCGGCAGGCGCATAACTGACGGAGGCGGCGAGAACCGCCGCCTGTCCCCAGAGGCTGTTCCACGGTGTCGCCGCCCCCAGGCTGCCGCTCACGAGGACGACGACGCCCGTGAAGCCGGGCGCGACGCCGCCGGCGCGCCACGGCGTCATCTTCTCGTCACGAAGCCAGAAGTGCGCGATGACAAGGGTGAACCACCCGTTTTCTATCCGGTATCATCCGTCAAACCGGGAATGGGCGTGCGACCGTCTCCATGCGCTCTCCACATCGCCTCCATCGCTGCTCCATACCGCGGCCTCACACTCAACCAGAACCCCGGAACCGAGAGCCGCGATCTTGCGACGGCCAAGGAAGGAGCGTGCCGCTTGTGAAACTCAACCACGTCGATTTGCAGGTATCGGACGTCGACGCCGCGCGCGAGTTCTTCGAGCGATTTTTCGGCCTGCGGTGCACGTACCAGCGGCGCGGAGAGATCGCCATGCTGGAAGACGAAGCCGGATTTTCGCTCGGGGTAAGCAACCTGCGCCACTCGCCTCCGCCGGTGTACCCGCCGGATTTCCACGTGGGCTTCGTGCTGGAGCGCACGAGCGAGGTGCGCGAGGTGTACGATCGCCTGCGGAGGGCGGCGTCGCCATCGCGCGTGACCTGCAGCAGGGCGGGCCCAACGTGTACTTCATGTGCGTCGGACCCGATTCCATCCCGGTGGAAGTCCGGTCGCCACGGGACACCCCGTGAGCAACGGCGGAGGTGGTTGATGAGCGCCTATGTGCTCTTGCAATGGATTCACGTGCTGATGGCGATCACCGCGTTGGGGGCCAACATTACCTACGGTGTCTGGCTCACGAGGGCGGCCCGGGAACCGCAGCACCTCGCCTTCGCGCTCCGCGGCGTCAAGATGCTGGACGATCGGATCGCCAATCCGGCCTACGGCCTCCTGCTGATCACGGGCATGGCCATGGCGGGCATGGGGAGGATCCCGCTGACGACGCCCTGGCTCCTCACGGGCCTCATCCTCTACGTCCTGCTCGTAGTGATCGCGATCGTCGGGTACACACCGACGCTGCGGCGCCAAATCCAGGCGCTCGACGCGGGCGGTCCCAATTCACCCGCGTACCAAGCGCTCGCGGCGCGCGGCACGCGCCTCGGGATCTCACTCGCCATCATCGCCGTGATCATCGTGTACATGATGGTGGCCAAACCGGCGTTGTGGGGATAGGCCTCAATAGCGAGGAGCCCGGTGTGACCCGGACGCCGGTCCGCGGCAGGGCCTACCGGACCTGGATGCCGAGCAGCGTCACCCAATACTGGCACGACTGCAGGGCGAACCCGACGAGCAGAAGCGCAGTCCCCAGCACGCCGAGCCGCTGCGACGGCAGCGTGTCGGCCCACCACTCGACGTACGGGCTGACCGTCGCGACCACGGCGCCGACCGCGGCGACGACGAGCCCGATCTCGAACCCGAACTCGACGCCGCGGGCGCCTTCGTGGGTCAGGCGCCCGGCCACGGTCCCGGCGAGACCGATGACCGCTCCCCGAGATCCAGGACGACTCCACTCAGGCTGATCGCCGCGAGGACGTGGCTGCCGATCATCGCACCGGGAGTCCCGCGCGTGCCGGAGCAGACGTGCGGCGCTCGGCGACGTTACGGCTTTCGCAGGAACTTAAACGCGTTGTTCCAGTTGTGGGAGGCTGACCCCGCGAGCACCCACACCATGCACATGGCTTCGAGGTAGTGGGCGGCGGCGATGCCGCCCACGTCGACCGTC from bacterium includes:
- a CDS encoding DUF2269 family protein encodes the protein MPLVKLNHVDLQVSDVDAAREFFERFFGLRCTYQRRGEIAMLEDEAGFSLGVSNLRHSPPPVYPPDFHVGFVLERTSEVREVYDRLRRAASPSRVTCSRAGPTCTSCASDPIPSRWKSGRHGTPREQRRRWLMSAYVLLQWIHVLMAITALGANITYGVWLTRAAREPQHLAFALRGVKMLDDRIANPAYGLLLITGMAMAGMGRIPLTTPWLLTGLILYVLLVVIAIVGYTPTLRRQIQALDAGGPNSPAYQALAARGTRLGISLAIIAVIIVYMMVAKPALWG